A stretch of the Bacillus anthracis str. Vollum genome encodes the following:
- a CDS encoding hemolysin XhlA family protein, producing the protein MEDVYAKIDSLKAEQKEMMRDIRNLETRTTINEKDIATINKQLEKISTNTTWILRIIISAIIMSVLGLILKGMI; encoded by the coding sequence ATGGAAGATGTTTACGCTAAAATTGACAGTCTCAAGGCGGAGCAAAAAGAAATGATGAGAGACATTCGAAATTTAGAAACGCGTACCACTATTAATGAGAAAGACATAGCAACAATCAATAAGCAATTAGAAAAAATAAGTACAAATACAACTTGGATTTTGCGAATTATTATTAGTGCGATAATAATGTCAGTTTTAGGATTGATATTAAAAGGGATGATATAA
- the bshB2 gene encoding bacillithiol biosynthesis deacetylase BshB2, with product MERHVLVVFPHPDDEAFAAGGTIRLLTDQGVPVTYACGTLGQMGRNMGKNVFANRETIPNIREKELKDACVAMGIQDLRMLGFHDKTLEFEDVDFVADKIEAIIQEVNPSRIITFYPEHGVHPDHDAFGRAVVRAVSRMSTEERPVIHAVAITKNREAVLGEPDVVNNISEVFEHKLAALGAHRSQTEAMLEETHAKIKNKDAATLKWLQLEQFWTYKWE from the coding sequence ATGGAGAGACATGTACTTGTTGTATTTCCGCATCCAGATGATGAAGCATTTGCTGCGGGAGGAACAATTCGCTTATTAACAGATCAAGGAGTACCTGTAACGTATGCGTGTGGTACTTTAGGACAAATGGGACGTAACATGGGGAAAAACGTGTTCGCTAACCGTGAAACGATTCCAAATATCCGCGAGAAAGAATTGAAAGATGCATGTGTAGCAATGGGGATTCAAGACTTAAGAATGCTTGGTTTCCATGATAAAACGTTAGAATTTGAAGATGTTGATTTCGTTGCAGATAAAATTGAAGCGATCATCCAAGAAGTAAATCCATCTCGAATTATTACATTTTATCCAGAGCACGGTGTACATCCAGATCATGATGCATTTGGTCGCGCTGTTGTTCGCGCTGTATCACGTATGTCAACAGAAGAACGTCCAGTTATTCATGCGGTTGCGATTACAAAAAATCGCGAAGCTGTACTAGGTGAGCCGGATGTTGTAAATAATATTAGTGAAGTATTCGAGCATAAATTAGCTGCACTAGGTGCGCACCGTTCGCAAACAGAAGCGATGCTTGAAGAAACGCATGCGAAAATCAAAAACAAAGATGCAGCAACATTAAAATGGCTGCAACTGGAACAATTTTGGACTTATAAATGGGAGTAG
- a CDS encoding YojF family protein, producing MEIVKDSSLIQNEIERFVNKDVYIHLETTNGAYASHFNEKMMTVGAFIRNAMIRFERGKITGTNPYRVGLKMDHGWVYAEGITHWEVDDKERLLLAGHDNQGRLAVALELSLTPFK from the coding sequence ATGGAAATAGTAAAAGATAGTTCTCTTATTCAAAATGAAATTGAACGTTTTGTAAATAAAGATGTATATATTCATTTAGAAACGACGAACGGTGCGTATGCGTCACACTTTAATGAAAAGATGATGACAGTTGGAGCATTCATTCGAAATGCAATGATTCGCTTTGAGCGCGGGAAAATAACTGGAACAAACCCATACCGAGTTGGTTTAAAAATGGATCACGGCTGGGTATATGCTGAAGGTATTACGCACTGGGAAGTAGACGATAAAGAGCGTTTATTACTAGCAGGGCATGATAATCAAGGTCGTTTAGCAGTAGCGCTTGAGTTAAGCTTAACGCCATTTAAGTAA
- a CDS encoding ArsB/NhaD family transporter: MEQSAHEVANWQYYFAIAVFLVTYGFIISEKLNRAVIALFGAAIMIIFGVVDLHTAFTSHIQWETITLLIGMMILVHITSQSGVFEFVAIKAAKAAGGKPIRILLLLSLLTAGGSAFLDNVTTVLLIVPVTLSITRILKVNPVPYLLSEVLFSNIGGTATLIGDPPNIMIGSANKHLDFNAFLLNLAPIVIIISIVTLGIIYFLYRNKLKTTTEQINILMGLNEKDYIKDHSLLLKSISVLGLTILGFILHSIIHVDAAVIAMTGATLLMLIGVKDHDIEDVFAHVEWVTIFFFAGLFVLVGGLIDIGLISSLAKEVIDVTNGDIGFAAILILWVSGIASATIDNIPFVATMIPLIQDLATGLGLSVDSPQIEVLWWALSLGACLGGNGTLIGASANVVVAGIAKREGHEFSYMDFLKIGFPLTIIALLLSHAYIYLRYLM, from the coding sequence TTGGAACAATCAGCACATGAAGTAGCAAATTGGCAATATTATTTTGCAATTGCCGTATTTTTAGTCACGTACGGATTTATTATTTCTGAGAAATTGAATCGTGCTGTAATCGCACTATTCGGCGCTGCTATTATGATTATTTTTGGAGTTGTAGATTTACATACTGCTTTCACATCACATATTCAATGGGAAACGATTACCCTTTTAATTGGGATGATGATTCTCGTACATATTACGAGTCAATCAGGCGTGTTTGAGTTTGTGGCCATTAAAGCAGCAAAAGCAGCTGGCGGAAAACCAATCCGTATATTATTATTACTATCCTTATTAACTGCTGGCGGATCAGCATTTTTGGACAACGTAACAACAGTCTTATTAATCGTCCCTGTTACACTGTCCATTACACGTATTTTAAAAGTAAATCCTGTTCCTTATTTACTTTCAGAAGTACTATTTTCAAATATAGGCGGAACAGCAACATTAATCGGTGACCCACCTAATATTATGATTGGATCAGCAAATAAGCATTTAGACTTTAATGCCTTTTTACTAAACTTAGCTCCAATCGTAATTATTATTTCTATCGTTACACTTGGCATTATTTACTTCCTGTATCGCAACAAACTAAAAACAACAACTGAACAAATTAATATATTAATGGGATTAAACGAAAAAGATTATATTAAAGATCACAGCCTCCTTTTAAAATCCATTTCGGTTTTAGGACTAACTATTTTAGGCTTTATACTTCATTCGATTATTCATGTAGACGCTGCCGTTATCGCGATGACAGGCGCTACACTTCTTATGCTAATTGGAGTAAAAGACCATGATATTGAAGATGTATTTGCCCACGTTGAATGGGTAACCATCTTCTTCTTCGCCGGACTATTCGTCCTCGTTGGCGGTTTAATTGATATCGGACTTATTTCTTCACTCGCAAAAGAAGTAATCGACGTAACAAACGGGGATATCGGTTTCGCTGCGATACTTATTTTATGGGTATCGGGCATCGCATCTGCGACCATTGACAATATCCCATTTGTCGCAACAATGATCCCGCTTATTCAAGATTTAGCTACAGGACTCGGACTATCTGTCGATTCCCCGCAAATCGAAGTATTATGGTGGGCTTTATCACTTGGAGCTTGCTTAGGAGGAAACGGAACATTAATCGGAGCATCCGCAAACGTAGTCGTTGCTGGTATTGCAAAACGTGAAGGGCATGAATTCTCTTATATGGACTTCTTAAAAATTGGTTTTCCGTTAACAATTATTGCATTACTATTATCACACGCTTATATATATTTACGTTATTTAATGTAA
- a CDS encoding GNAT family N-acetyltransferase gives MTMNLFQNKAVKLSAIRESDAKVMAMWQEDSEYLRNVDTDVAFPQSLQEIVSDGLLKGRRSNSVSFMLRTVQDDRLIGFMAIHGIEWNNRTGLLAIGIGDANDRGKGYGREAIHLILKYAFYELNLHRVGLDVISYNKAAIELYKKMGFQIEGCMREAVQRDGECFDRIIMGILRDEWMGR, from the coding sequence ATGACGATGAATCTTTTTCAAAATAAAGCTGTTAAATTATCCGCTATTAGAGAATCAGATGCTAAAGTAATGGCTATGTGGCAAGAAGATAGTGAGTATTTAAGAAATGTCGATACAGATGTAGCGTTTCCACAATCGTTACAAGAAATAGTAAGTGATGGGCTATTAAAGGGACGGAGATCGAATAGTGTATCTTTCATGTTGAGGACAGTTCAAGATGATCGCTTAATTGGTTTTATGGCAATTCATGGCATAGAGTGGAATAACAGAACGGGTTTATTAGCCATTGGTATAGGAGATGCAAATGATAGAGGGAAGGGATATGGAAGAGAAGCAATCCATCTTATCTTAAAATATGCTTTCTATGAATTGAATTTACACCGCGTTGGTCTTGATGTTATTTCTTATAATAAAGCTGCTATTGAGTTGTATAAAAAGATGGGTTTTCAGATAGAAGGCTGTATGAGAGAAGCAGTGCAAAGAGATGGGGAGTGTTTTGATCGTATCATTATGGGGATATTGCGGGATGAATGGATGGGGAGATAG
- a CDS encoding FecCD family ABC transporter permease: MKKILNTDKKRAITVTTIFGCIGIAVILISLNTGTLSIAPLKVIQTLFGYGDFESATVLYDYRMPRIIITMLAGIGLGISGAILQGLSRNALADPGILGLHSGASFGLIVFVTFFHSINENASILIPLFTFGGGVLAAFLIILLASDRSKGLLPIRLILVGIAVSAGFSAISLFFSLKLNDETYTFASRWLVGNVWGRDWIHVLALLPWIFILTPYAWLKSKTLNALSLGDSVAAGLGVSVQKERLLLLATAVGLSCGSVAMAGGIGFIGLVAPHIARKLVGTTYQHFLPLAGIIGMIILVLADTIGRSIFEPNSIPAGVVVAALGAPYFLYLLTKTK, translated from the coding sequence GTGAAGAAGATTTTAAACACAGATAAGAAGAGAGCTATTACTGTAACTACAATATTTGGTTGTATTGGTATCGCTGTCATTTTAATTAGTTTAAATACAGGAACATTGAGTATAGCGCCACTTAAAGTAATTCAAACACTTTTTGGTTATGGTGATTTTGAGAGCGCAACCGTGCTATATGATTATCGTATGCCAAGAATTATAATCACCATGTTAGCTGGCATTGGCCTTGGGATTTCCGGTGCGATTTTGCAAGGATTATCACGTAATGCACTTGCAGACCCTGGTATTTTAGGATTACATTCCGGTGCGTCTTTCGGTCTTATCGTATTTGTTACTTTCTTTCATTCTATTAATGAGAATGCATCCATTTTAATACCGTTATTTACATTTGGCGGAGGAGTATTAGCTGCATTTCTTATTATTTTACTTGCGAGTGATCGGTCAAAAGGTTTACTTCCCATTAGACTTATTCTCGTTGGTATTGCAGTTTCAGCTGGCTTTAGTGCAATTTCATTATTTTTCTCTCTCAAGTTAAATGATGAGACGTATACATTCGCTTCTAGATGGCTAGTTGGTAACGTGTGGGGAAGGGACTGGATTCATGTCCTTGCATTATTACCTTGGATTTTCATACTAACCCCTTATGCATGGCTAAAATCTAAAACGTTAAATGCCTTGTCACTAGGTGATAGTGTAGCAGCAGGACTAGGTGTTTCTGTTCAAAAAGAACGGTTACTACTTTTAGCTACAGCGGTTGGATTATCTTGCGGGAGTGTAGCGATGGCAGGAGGGATTGGTTTTATCGGTTTAGTTGCTCCGCATATCGCAAGGAAGTTAGTAGGTACTACATATCAACACTTCCTTCCTTTAGCTGGCATTATCGGAATGATTATTTTAGTGCTAGCAGATACGATAGGTCGTTCTATATTTGAGCCAAACTCTATTCCAGCTGGTGTAGTAGTGGCAGCTTTAGGAGCACCGTATTTTCTTTATTTACTTACAAAAACAAAATAA
- a CDS encoding FecCD family ABC transporter permease, with protein sequence MLHKSTIRAGNNRWIHIKFICFMSLTIICLIGSIFLAVAFGAKDIHLQTVWTAVFDYNPKLTQHQIIYELRLPRVIGAAVVGAAFAVAGAVMQGVTRNPLADAGVLGINAGAMFVVALSFAFFPHMPYSYLMVVSFIGAVLSTVLIFIIGSATAGGLTPMRLTIAGAVMAALLHSLSSGVAIYYDLSQDLAFWYAGGVAGVKWEHLKFLVPIIFITIVFATVLGRSISLISMGDDVATNLGVKTNRTRILGMIIVVILAGVSVSAVGSIGFVGLVIPHIARKIVGVNYRLIIPMSALLGAMLLVLADLGARTVNPPKELAIGIMVALIGVPFFLYIARKVGREL encoded by the coding sequence ATGTTACATAAGTCTACTATACGTGCTGGCAATAACCGCTGGATACACATTAAGTTTATATGTTTTATGAGCTTAACAATTATATGTTTAATTGGATCTATATTTTTGGCCGTCGCATTTGGTGCAAAGGATATTCATTTGCAAACGGTGTGGACAGCGGTTTTTGATTACAATCCGAAATTAACGCAGCATCAAATCATTTACGAATTAAGGCTCCCAAGGGTAATTGGCGCAGCAGTTGTAGGAGCGGCTTTTGCGGTCGCTGGGGCTGTTATGCAAGGAGTAACACGAAATCCTTTAGCTGATGCAGGTGTGCTTGGCATAAATGCAGGTGCGATGTTTGTAGTAGCACTTAGTTTTGCCTTTTTCCCGCATATGCCGTATTCCTATTTGATGGTTGTTTCCTTTATTGGAGCGGTTTTAAGTACAGTACTCATTTTTATTATCGGATCAGCAACAGCAGGCGGATTAACACCGATGAGGTTAACGATCGCTGGGGCAGTTATGGCAGCACTTTTACATTCATTAAGTTCAGGTGTTGCAATTTATTATGACTTAAGTCAAGATTTAGCGTTTTGGTACGCTGGTGGTGTTGCAGGGGTTAAGTGGGAACACTTGAAATTTTTAGTTCCTATTATTTTTATAACGATTGTTTTTGCGACAGTGTTAGGGCGGTCTATTTCACTCATATCAATGGGGGATGATGTCGCTACGAATTTAGGTGTGAAAACGAATCGAACGAGGATACTTGGAATGATTATAGTAGTTATTCTAGCAGGTGTTTCTGTTTCAGCTGTTGGTTCTATTGGATTTGTAGGACTCGTTATCCCGCATATTGCTAGAAAAATAGTTGGTGTGAATTATCGACTCATTATTCCTATGTCAGCATTATTAGGAGCTATGTTATTAGTTTTAGCTGACCTAGGGGCAAGAACAGTAAACCCTCCTAAAGAACTTGCGATAGGGATTATGGTAGCTCTCATTGGAGTTCCGTTTTTCCTATATATAGCACGTAAAGTTGGGAGGGAACTATAA
- a CDS encoding DUF817 domain-containing protein, protein MFYIKQLLHFTYEQALSCLFPVVIFLTLALSKIITIPGLYRYDFILIVCLLMQWFMYKTGLETKDELKVITVFHLIGLLLEIYKVHFGSWSYPEEAYSKIFGVPLYSGFMYASVASYICQAWRRMHLQMYHWPKAIFAIPLGAMIYFNFFTHHFLYDFRWVLTLLLFIVFFRTFVEFSLRGVTYKLPLVLSFFLIGFFIWIAENIATFFGAWQYPNQHETWNLVHLSKISSWFLLVVISIMIVTQLKHLKQLKK, encoded by the coding sequence ATGTTCTATATAAAACAACTACTACATTTCACTTACGAGCAAGCATTATCTTGCTTATTCCCAGTCGTCATTTTTTTAACACTAGCTCTTTCAAAAATCATAACGATTCCAGGTTTATATCGGTATGATTTCATACTCATCGTATGTCTTCTTATGCAGTGGTTTATGTATAAGACTGGACTTGAGACGAAAGACGAATTAAAAGTAATTACTGTCTTCCACCTCATCGGCCTGTTACTAGAAATATATAAAGTACATTTCGGTTCGTGGAGTTATCCTGAAGAGGCGTATTCAAAGATTTTTGGAGTTCCACTTTACAGTGGTTTTATGTACGCAAGTGTCGCGAGTTACATATGCCAAGCATGGAGAAGAATGCATTTACAAATGTACCATTGGCCGAAAGCTATTTTTGCAATACCTCTAGGAGCAATGATTTACTTTAATTTTTTTACACATCATTTTCTATATGACTTTAGATGGGTATTAACTTTACTTTTATTCATTGTATTCTTTCGCACATTTGTGGAGTTTTCATTACGAGGCGTTACATATAAACTTCCACTCGTTCTCTCTTTTTTCCTTATCGGGTTCTTTATTTGGATTGCAGAGAACATCGCAACATTTTTCGGAGCATGGCAATATCCAAATCAACATGAAACGTGGAATCTCGTTCACTTAAGCAAAATTAGCTCATGGTTTCTACTCGTTGTTATTAGCATTATGATTGTTACACAACTTAAACATTTGAAGCAGTTGAAAAAGTAA
- a CDS encoding PhzF family phenazine biosynthesis protein: MKLSVYVASAFSKDHKGGNKAGVVFIENSLTTTQKMAIAKQLGYAETAFISESEIADYKFEYFTPKEEVDLCGHATIGSFAILMHLNKLFRNRYTIETNSGVLTITIKDDSIFMEQNNPIFYDVVSPNEFIDCFDMKAIDNKYPIQIVSTGLKDILIPIKSETRLHALQPSFEKIKEISKYYNVVGMHLYTFNDDRIICRNFAPLYDINEEAATGTSNGALACYLHEQHNLQKEVYVFEQGYSLQSPSEILVTLATNSKNEIEKVYVGGKGYYCETKCLNVENME; encoded by the coding sequence ATGAAACTATCCGTGTATGTTGCAAGTGCATTTAGCAAGGATCATAAAGGCGGAAATAAAGCAGGAGTGGTATTTATTGAGAATTCATTGACCACTACTCAAAAAATGGCAATAGCCAAACAACTGGGTTATGCGGAAACCGCATTTATATCAGAATCTGAAATTGCTGATTATAAATTTGAGTATTTTACACCAAAAGAAGAAGTTGATTTATGTGGTCATGCTACAATTGGCTCTTTCGCGATACTGATGCATTTAAATAAACTTTTCAGGAATCGCTATACAATTGAAACAAACAGCGGTGTTCTTACTATTACCATAAAAGATGACAGCATATTCATGGAACAAAACAATCCGATATTCTATGATGTTGTATCTCCAAACGAGTTCATCGACTGTTTTGACATGAAAGCTATAGATAATAAATATCCAATTCAAATTGTCTCCACGGGCTTAAAAGATATTTTAATTCCTATAAAAAGCGAAACACGATTACATGCACTGCAACCTAGTTTTGAAAAAATTAAAGAAATCAGCAAGTATTATAATGTTGTCGGGATGCATCTATATACTTTTAATGACGATCGAATTATATGCAGGAATTTTGCGCCACTATACGACATTAATGAAGAAGCAGCGACTGGAACTTCAAATGGTGCATTAGCTTGCTACCTTCATGAACAGCACAACTTGCAAAAAGAAGTCTATGTATTTGAACAAGGTTATTCTTTGCAATCGCCTTCTGAAATATTAGTTACATTAGCAACCAATAGCAAGAATGAAATAGAAAAGGTTTATGTTGGCGGCAAAGGCTATTACTGTGAAACTAAGTGTTTAAATGTAGAAAATATGGAGTGA
- a CDS encoding DUF4003 domain-containing protein — MEYTYNKREELEIGVNTMITLERKLEQYTHTYSQLKGELKWKTSDSRTGMMIAAMYAGSDKLFDLGRFLEISSYIKNQVGMFSYLKSYHRFVVAATLDIHFTDYKKAFRKFLDLYGQLVTGGFSRSIFTYLAAAVLLTEDNEQHSTHIQRSMQVYKRMKEDHLFLTGTNDYPLAVLLAGQSENVETLMDRVEYLYEKLAKAGFRKGNDLQFLSHILSLKKDVREEMLVATCTNIWKLLKQEKVKVKQIHYPAIGLLALLEDGEKEIHSVKALIEKLQGEKLFRWHTDTSILIAIQLFVSQKGEESKATSTGLQTMIEVLIQAQQAAMMATIAASSVATSSASSSS, encoded by the coding sequence ATGGAATATACGTATAATAAAAGAGAAGAACTAGAAATAGGGGTGAATACTATGATTACATTAGAACGAAAGCTGGAACAATATACACATACATATTCACAGTTAAAGGGAGAACTAAAATGGAAAACGAGTGATTCTCGAACAGGTATGATGATTGCTGCTATGTATGCAGGTAGTGATAAATTGTTCGATCTCGGACGTTTTTTAGAAATTAGTAGTTATATTAAGAATCAGGTAGGAATGTTTTCATACTTAAAGTCTTATCATCGTTTTGTAGTGGCTGCAACATTAGATATCCACTTTACAGATTACAAGAAAGCTTTTCGAAAGTTTCTAGATTTATATGGACAATTGGTTACTGGTGGTTTTAGCCGGAGTATATTTACTTATCTCGCAGCAGCTGTGCTTTTAACTGAAGATAATGAACAACATAGCACGCACATTCAGCGTTCGATGCAAGTATATAAACGCATGAAAGAGGATCATCTTTTTCTTACAGGTACAAATGATTACCCGCTCGCAGTTTTACTAGCAGGACAATCAGAGAATGTAGAAACGCTTATGGACCGAGTGGAATATCTTTATGAGAAACTAGCGAAAGCTGGTTTTCGTAAAGGGAATGATCTTCAATTTCTAAGTCATATTCTTTCACTAAAGAAGGATGTCCGTGAAGAAATGTTAGTTGCAACATGTACAAACATATGGAAGTTATTAAAGCAAGAGAAGGTAAAAGTGAAACAGATACATTACCCAGCTATCGGGCTATTAGCGTTACTTGAGGATGGAGAAAAAGAGATTCATTCTGTTAAAGCGTTGATTGAAAAATTGCAGGGGGAGAAATTGTTCCGTTGGCATACAGATACGAGTATTCTTATTGCTATTCAACTGTTCGTAAGTCAGAAAGGTGAGGAAAGTAAAGCTACCAGCACAGGTTTACAAACAATGATAGAAGTCCTCATCCAAGCACAACAGGCAGCTATGATGGCAACGATTGCCGCTTCATCTGTAGCAACTTCCTCTGCTAGTAGTAGTTCATAA
- a CDS encoding DinB family protein, whose product MNRLVGLKQLEITRGELLKFMETLDDKTVDTQPDGFNNTIRWHIGHVLTAAETFMFGREFKQLPTEYPGMFGYGSRPSKWKTEGPSLDVLMAQLKEQAKRINEIPAEVFENKLPEPFLGLETVGELYGMMLYHEADHIGQMKAMERIIKAL is encoded by the coding sequence ATGAATAGACTAGTTGGTTTAAAACAATTGGAAATAACGCGTGGGGAATTGCTTAAATTTATGGAGACGCTAGATGATAAAACTGTAGATACACAGCCGGATGGTTTTAATAATACAATTCGCTGGCATATTGGTCATGTATTAACAGCAGCAGAGACTTTCATGTTTGGAAGAGAGTTTAAGCAATTACCAACTGAATATCCAGGTATGTTTGGGTATGGATCAAGACCATCTAAATGGAAAACAGAAGGACCATCATTAGACGTGTTAATGGCTCAATTAAAAGAACAAGCAAAACGTATTAACGAAATTCCAGCAGAAGTATTTGAAAATAAACTGCCAGAGCCATTTTTAGGACTAGAAACAGTTGGTGAGCTTTACGGTATGATGCTTTATCATGAAGCAGATCATATTGGTCAAATGAAAGCAATGGAACGTATTATTAAGGCTCTTTAG
- a CDS encoding DinB family protein, translated as MLHILKQQYNLISSTRETLFSFLEEIPLEKLHSTIPNFGSGSIIKTHISVADCYRYWLGSFAFKQKRADFSFASDYEIEHADVEKVRARFKLVDETVQRFLDEYNDRWLDNIANEVKWQKEPWSTTPLWLLTHTETHEFHHKGQIVSMARHLGYVPPNTDLIS; from the coding sequence ATGTTACATATTTTAAAACAACAATATAATCTTATTAGCTCTACAAGAGAAACTCTATTTTCGTTTTTGGAAGAAATCCCATTAGAAAAATTACATAGCACTATTCCGAATTTCGGGAGCGGTAGCATTATAAAGACACATATTTCTGTAGCCGATTGCTACCGATACTGGCTTGGATCATTCGCATTCAAGCAAAAACGGGCAGATTTTTCATTTGCTAGCGATTATGAAATTGAGCATGCAGATGTAGAAAAAGTTCGTGCTAGATTTAAGTTAGTAGATGAGACCGTACAACGCTTTTTAGATGAATACAATGACCGATGGCTCGACAATATAGCAAATGAAGTAAAATGGCAAAAAGAACCTTGGAGTACCACGCCGCTATGGCTTTTAACTCATACGGAGACACATGAGTTTCATCATAAAGGACAAATTGTATCTATGGCTAGACACCTTGGATATGTTCCTCCCAATACAGACCTGATTAGTTGA
- a CDS encoding DUF2690 domain-containing protein, with amino-acid sequence MKLFKKVSACLCLALLVVTSVFSTTNNNKAYAEDHTYDGKSPYYNSCDQSAVTKEKKWIDSNSYVELKFSTTCKTAWAKVTVTRPAVYNNEADARIVRKTDGKAYTCGSAGGNGVVNKGQTSCYTPMVYDLDPRKAQAQGKHAIPNSDAYNYAETIWY; translated from the coding sequence ATGAAACTTTTTAAAAAAGTAAGTGCATGTCTTTGTCTGGCGTTGCTCGTTGTAACTAGTGTGTTTAGTACGACCAATAATAATAAAGCATATGCGGAAGACCATACGTATGATGGGAAAAGTCCGTATTACAATAGTTGTGATCAATCAGCAGTAACGAAAGAGAAGAAGTGGATTGATTCCAATTCTTATGTGGAATTAAAATTTAGCACGACATGTAAGACAGCATGGGCAAAAGTTACTGTAACCCGCCCGGCAGTTTATAATAACGAAGCTGATGCAAGGATAGTCAGAAAAACCGATGGAAAAGCATATACTTGCGGGAGTGCGGGAGGAAATGGTGTTGTGAATAAAGGGCAAACATCATGCTATACGCCGATGGTATATGATTTAGACCCAAGAAAAGCGCAAGCGCAGGGGAAACATGCAATTCCGAATAGTGATGCATATAATTATGCTGAGACTATTTGGTATTGA
- a CDS encoding YjfA family protein encodes MFKKLMKVCVLSVASVGVLFTFQESTFAATDLSSYYDGKNPATTKVYGGSTTCDADGFNAKSTAVYEGSKKVGTVYLRYSNRCHAAWAKFVLDQPAPAVSGGVYAYAVVNKYKNGVFQKSVTSNQGNGTIKTGQTSTYTGMVFDLTADFGYTADAEAVTFNNGYGKTGRY; translated from the coding sequence ATGTTTAAAAAGTTAATGAAAGTATGTGTGTTAAGTGTAGCGAGTGTAGGGGTATTATTTACTTTTCAAGAAAGCACATTTGCAGCTACCGATCTGAGTAGTTATTATGACGGGAAAAATCCAGCAACAACGAAAGTATACGGAGGCAGTACAACATGTGATGCAGATGGATTTAATGCAAAGTCTACAGCGGTGTATGAAGGGAGTAAAAAGGTTGGGACAGTGTATTTACGTTATAGCAATAGATGTCATGCAGCATGGGCTAAGTTTGTATTAGATCAACCAGCACCAGCTGTTTCTGGAGGAGTGTATGCGTACGCTGTTGTGAATAAATATAAAAATGGTGTATTCCAAAAATCAGTCACTTCCAATCAGGGGAACGGCACAATAAAAACAGGTCAAACGAGCACGTATACAGGAATGGTATTTGATTTAACTGCAGATTTTGGATACACAGCAGATGCTGAAGCGGTTACGTTTAATAATGGTTATGGGAAAACTGGACGTTATTAA